ATGCGCGGGACCCCGGGGAAGACCGCCATCCGGTCGATGAAGAAACCTGGAGCCGGGGAGAGCGGGTTCGGGATCAGCGTGGCGCCTTGCGGCACCTGGGCCATCAGCATCCGGTATTCCGGGTTCGCTCCCTTGTACGGGCGGGCTTCCAGCGCCGCCTTCGCCTCCGGGTGCACGATCAGCGGGACCCCGGCGACCTCGGCCACCGCGTCCCGGGTGATGTCGTCCGGCGTGGGGCCGATCCCCCCCGTCAGGACGAGGAAATCGACCTCCTCGCGGAACCGGCGCAGGTGCCGCACCACCACGGGGATGTCGTCCGGAAGGATCGCGCACAGCGCCGTCTCCGCCCCCCACTCGGCCAGCAGCGGGATCATGTGGGCGAGGTTCGCCTCCTTGATCTCCCCCTTCAGCACCTCGTCGCCGAGGATGACGATCCCCACTCTCGTCGCCATGCGTCCCTCCCTGTTCGAATCCGTTTATCTTACCTCGTGATGGGGCGAAAATCATTGACATCCCATTCGGCGAATCGGTACCGTGGGGTACGATTCGACTGGAGCGCATCTTGAAAAAACCCGTCACGTACAGAATCGCCGGCGTCGACATCGACGAAGGGGAACGCCTCGTGCGCCGGATCCGACCGATGGTCCGCACGACGCACCGCAAGGAGGTGCTGGGGGAGATCGGCTCGTTCGCGGGCTTCTTCCGCTTCCCCGCGCGGAAGTACAGCGACCCGGTCCTCGTCTCGGGCACCGACGGCGTGGGAACCAAGGTCAAGGTCGCCGCGGCCGCCGGGAAGTTCGACACGGTGGGGATCGACCTCGTCGCCATGTGCGTCAACGACATCCTCGTGCACGGCGCCGAGCCGCTCTTCTTCCTCGACTATTACGCCACCGGGAAGCTTTCGGCCGAAGACGGGGCCCAGATCGTCTCGGGCGTCGCGGAAGGGTGCCGGCAGGCCGGCTGCGCGCTGCTCGGGGGAGAGACCGCGGAGATGCCGTCGGTCTACGCCCCGGGAGAGTTCGACCTCGCGGGATTCGCGGTGGGAGCGGTGGACCGGGGCAAGATCATCGACGGCGGCTCCGTGCGCCCCGGCGACCTGCTCGTGGGGCTTTCCTCCTCCGGCCTCCACAGCAACGGGTACTCCCTGGCGAGGAAGGTCGTCTTCGACATCCTTCGCAAGCGGATCGGCCAGCGCGTCCCGGAGTGGGGCGCGACGGTCGCGGAGGAGCTTCTGCGGCCCACCCGCATCTACGTGCGCCCGGTCCTCTCCCTGCTCCGGAAGGTTAAGATCCGCGGCATGGCGCACATCACCGGCGGGGGGATCACCGGGAACGTCCCGCGTTCCCTGCCGGACGGCGTCACGGCGGTCGTCGACCGCTCCGCGTGGGAAGTCCCGCCCGTCTTCCGGACGATCTGCGCGGCGGCGCGCCTGCCCGACGACGAGGCGTTCCGCACCTTCAACATGGGGATCGGGATGGTGCTCATGCTCCGGCCCGGGGACGCGGACCGGGCGGTCGCCCATTTCCGACGCGCCGGCGTTCCGGCCGCGGTGATCGGGGAGATCCGGAAGGGGCGCCGCCGGGAGCCGAACGTGACCTACGCGGGAGGCGGGAGATGAGCGACATACCGGTCATCGCCGTCCTCGTCTCGGGCAGCGGCTCGAACCTGCAGGCGATCATCGACGCCTCGGAGCGGGGGGAGATCCCGGGGCGAGTCGGCCTGGTCGTGAGCAACAAGGCGGACGCCTACGGCCTCGCGCGAGCCAGGAAGCACGGGATCCCGACCGCGGTGGTGGACCACAAGGCGTACGAAAGCAGGGAAGCGTTCGACGCGAAGCTGGTGGAGGTGATCCGGGCCTCGGGGGCCGTCCTCGTCTGCCTGGCCGGCTTCATGCGTATGGTGACGCCGGTCTTCCTTCGCGCGTTCCCGCACCGGATCCTCAACATCCACCCGGCGCTCCTCCCCTCCTTCCCCGGGACCCACGGGCCGGCGCAGGCGCTGCGGTACGGCGTCCGGTTCTCGGGGTGCACCGTCCATTTCCTCGACGAGGGGGTCGATACCGGGCCGATCATCGCGCAGGCGGTCGTCCCAGTGCACGAGGATGACACGGAGGATACGCTCGCCGCCCGGATCCTCAAGGAGGAGCACCGGATCTACCCGATGGCGATCCGGCTGTTTCTCGAGGGGAGACTTACCGTGGTGGAGAGAAGGGTGTTCACGAAGGACGCGGAAAAGATTCCCGACTTCTCCCGGCGCAACCCCGACGCCTCGTGAGGGTCAGGCGGAGCCCCGCCCTCCGAGGTGACGCAGCACAAGCACTCACTCCCACCGGAGCAGGATCCTGTAACCCCAATATTTCCACCCCTCGATGAAGTGCCGCCTCGCCCACCGCCAGGAGGCGCCGGCGCCCCCCTCCGGACGCACCCGGATCACGGAAAGCGACACTTCCGGCGGAAGGACCTTGCGAAAGGCGAGAACCGCGCGGGGGATGTGGTAGTCCGAGGTCACGAGGATCACCGAGGTGTATTTCCCCTCTCCCACCGCGGATTTCGCGGAGAATGCGTTTTCGAGCGTGTTCTCGGACCACCCCTCCACATGGACGCGCGAGAGCGCCTCGGCGGAAATCCGCGAAACTTCGGGCACGATTCGGGCGACGGGGACCCTCCGTCCCGCACCGAGGATGTACAGTTCCCTCGCCGCGCCGCCGGACCAGGCGCGGTATCCCTCCTGGATCCTCCCCTCCCCTCCCGTGAGCACGAAGATCGCGTCCGCGGGGCG
This DNA window, taken from Deltaproteobacteria bacterium, encodes the following:
- a CDS encoding molybdopterin-binding protein, whose protein sequence is MATRVGIVILGDEVLKGEIKEANLAHMIPLLAEWGAETALCAILPDDIPVVVRHLRRFREEVDFLVLTGGIGPTPDDITRDAVAEVAGVPLIVHPEAKAALEARPYKGANPEYRMLMAQVPQGATLIPNPLSPAPGFFIDRMAVFPGVPRMLQAMFEWVKPMVSGRRKSRVTLYAMAPESSYAGIMREAMTAFPDVGIGSYPMSDGEYRVRVVFRGDRFERTDACAARFTKHLSEIGYEVLRRVEERGEDA
- the purM gene encoding phosphoribosylformylglycinamidine cyclo-ligase, with product MRRIRPMVRTTHRKEVLGEIGSFAGFFRFPARKYSDPVLVSGTDGVGTKVKVAAAAGKFDTVGIDLVAMCVNDILVHGAEPLFFLDYYATGKLSAEDGAQIVSGVAEGCRQAGCALLGGETAEMPSVYAPGEFDLAGFAVGAVDRGKIIDGGSVRPGDLLVGLSSSGLHSNGYSLARKVVFDILRKRIGQRVPEWGATVAEELLRPTRIYVRPVLSLLRKVKIRGMAHITGGGITGNVPRSLPDGVTAVVDRSAWEVPPVFRTICAAARLPDDEAFRTFNMGIGMVLMLRPGDADRAVAHFRRAGVPAAVIGEIRKGRRREPNVTYAGGGR
- the purN gene encoding phosphoribosylglycinamide formyltransferase → MSDIPVIAVLVSGSGSNLQAIIDASERGEIPGRVGLVVSNKADAYGLARARKHGIPTAVVDHKAYESREAFDAKLVEVIRASGAVLVCLAGFMRMVTPVFLRAFPHRILNIHPALLPSFPGTHGPAQALRYGVRFSGCTVHFLDEGVDTGPIIAQAVVPVHEDDTEDTLAARILKEEHRIYPMAIRLFLEGRLTVVERRVFTKDAEKIPDFSRRNPDAS
- a CDS encoding YdcF family protein, encoding MKTQSPLFSDPRRRRRRSLRPVLSLLALLFLPPAVPHLLSLWDPGPSARPADAIFVLTGGEGRIQEGYRAWSGGAARELYILGAGRRVPVARIVPEVSRISAEALSRVHVEGWSENTLENAFSAKSAVGEGKYTSVILVTSDYHIPRAVLAFRKVLPPEVSLSVIRVRPEGGAGASWRWARRHFIEGWKYWGYRILLRWE